A region of Elusimicrobiota bacterium DNA encodes the following proteins:
- the murD gene encoding UDP-N-acetylmuramoyl-L-alanine--D-glutamate ligase has translation MGSGGRQPGVPSSVWSSARQRGLTVWGEMELGYRVLSLAGRWPAWSAAVTGTNGKTTTTALLGAIFRASGRSTVVAGNIGTPLCAVAERLTEASALALEVSSYQLETAEAFRPAVGTVLNVTPDHLARHGTLEAYARAKFRLFQSQGPRDMAVLNAGDRWCRLLSSSAPGQVVWFGEKRPGPGLEWDGHYLRGLSGRWAAPRHLPGRHNIDNALAAVACARALGVPTDAIAQGLARFRGVEHRLEIVRTWRGIRFVNDSKATNVDSTRVALEALSGPLTVILGGEDKGAPYGPLIPLLRKKAREVLLIGEASSVIERQLGGSAPLVRCGTLDRALSHVARTARSGEDVLLSPACASFDQFDNFEHRGRRFKELVAAL, from the coding sequence CTGGGATCTGGTGGTCGTCAGCCCGGGGTTCCCTCGTCGGTCTGGTCGTCGGCGCGCCAAAGGGGCCTCACGGTTTGGGGGGAAATGGAACTGGGATATCGGGTCTTGTCTCTGGCGGGCCGATGGCCGGCGTGGTCCGCCGCCGTCACGGGGACCAACGGAAAGACGACGACCACGGCGTTGTTGGGGGCGATCTTTCGCGCTTCCGGCCGTTCGACGGTGGTGGCGGGGAACATCGGCACGCCCCTTTGCGCCGTAGCCGAGCGACTGACGGAGGCGAGCGCCCTGGCGCTGGAGGTTTCCAGCTACCAGTTGGAAACGGCCGAGGCGTTTCGGCCGGCCGTCGGCACCGTTCTGAACGTGACGCCGGACCATTTGGCCCGTCATGGAACCCTCGAAGCCTACGCCCGGGCCAAGTTCCGACTTTTTCAATCCCAGGGGCCCCGCGACATGGCCGTCCTGAACGCCGGCGACCGTTGGTGTCGGCTCCTCTCCTCGTCGGCTCCGGGACAGGTGGTTTGGTTTGGGGAGAAACGTCCGGGGCCGGGTTTGGAATGGGACGGCCATTACCTGCGTGGACTTTCCGGCCGGTGGGCGGCCCCACGGCACCTTCCCGGGCGGCACAACATCGACAACGCGTTGGCGGCCGTGGCCTGCGCGCGAGCGTTGGGTGTTCCCACGGACGCCATCGCTCAGGGTTTGGCCCGATTCCGCGGCGTCGAGCATCGGCTGGAAATCGTCCGCACCTGGAGGGGAATCCGTTTCGTGAACGATTCCAAAGCCACCAATGTGGATTCCACCCGGGTCGCGCTGGAAGCTCTTTCCGGTCCCCTCACCGTGATCCTGGGCGGAGAGGACAAGGGCGCGCCCTACGGTCCGCTGATCCCACTGCTCCGAAAAAAGGCCCGCGAAGTCCTTTTGATCGGAGAAGCCTCCTCCGTGATTGAGCGCCAGCTGGGTGGGAGCGCGCCTTTGGTCCGTTGCGGAACGCTCGACCGGGCCCTGTCCCACGTCGCGCGGACGGCTCGTTCGGGAGAAGACGTCCTCCTCTCGCCGGCCTGCGCCTCCTTTGATCAATTTGATAACTTCGAACATCGCGGGCGGCGGTTCAAAGAGCTCGTGGCCGCCCTCTGA
- the rsmH gene encoding 16S rRNA (cytosine(1402)-N(4))-methyltransferase RsmH, which translates to MAAESLSGLQVKPGGVYVDATVGLGGHAELILEASGPDGRVTGLDRDPNSLEASRQRLARFGDRARFVAGNFNRFDERAGLGPASVDGILADLGVSSPQLDRAERGFSLLRSGPLDMRMDPTQGLTAKEMFQRASEEEIEGWLRAAGEARFARKLARRLREAAPGISTTEDLAGAVSRWVPRRGRTHPATRVFLAFRMAVNRELESLDEFLRRAPAVLKPGGRLAVISFHSGEDRKVKWFGREASAAGLLKIVVKKPLEPSDAERRENPRSRSAKLRVFEKI; encoded by the coding sequence ATGGCGGCCGAAAGCCTTTCGGGGCTTCAGGTGAAGCCCGGGGGTGTTTACGTGGACGCCACCGTGGGTTTGGGCGGGCATGCGGAACTGATCTTGGAGGCTTCCGGGCCTGACGGGCGGGTGACGGGTTTGGACCGGGACCCGAACTCTCTGGAAGCGTCGCGCCAACGGTTGGCGCGATTTGGCGACCGGGCTCGGTTTGTGGCGGGAAACTTTAATCGTTTTGACGAGCGCGCCGGTTTGGGTCCCGCCTCGGTGGATGGGATCTTGGCAGATTTGGGCGTTTCCTCGCCCCAATTGGATCGGGCGGAACGGGGGTTCAGCCTGCTTCGATCCGGTCCGCTGGACATGCGCATGGATCCCACCCAGGGGCTCACGGCGAAAGAAATGTTCCAACGCGCTTCCGAAGAAGAGATCGAGGGGTGGTTGCGGGCGGCGGGGGAAGCCCGCTTTGCGCGGAAACTGGCGCGGCGGTTAAGGGAGGCGGCTCCCGGTATTTCAACGACGGAGGATTTAGCCGGGGCGGTGTCTCGCTGGGTTCCAAGGCGGGGTCGAACCCATCCGGCGACCCGGGTCTTTCTCGCTTTCCGGATGGCCGTGAACCGGGAATTGGAAAGTTTGGATGAATTTTTGAGGAGGGCGCCGGCGGTCCTGAAGCCGGGGGGGCGGCTTGCGGTGATCTCGTTTCATTCGGGAGAGGACCGAAAGGTGAAGTGGTTCGGTCGGGAAGCGTCGGCCGCGGGTCTTTTAAAAATCGTGGTCAAGAAACCGCTGGAACCTTCCGATGCGGAGCGGCGCGAGAACCCCCGAAGTCGGAGCGCGAAATTGAGGGTGTTCGAAAAAATTTAA
- a CDS encoding phospho-N-acetylmuramoyl-pentapeptide-transferase codes for MLYFLSTWRDLYSPLNVFQYITFRSGGAFLTALGLCLLFGGPLIGYLRRLKMEQFIREYGPQSHLKKAGTPTMGGLLILGAILVATLLWARPDNRFVLLVLASLLYLGVIGFIDDYRKWLSKHPAGGLSENVKMASQVLLGLAIGCYFYFDPPNGAFAQRISIPYLKGVSINLGGLSVALSLMVLVGSSNAVNLTDGLDGLAPGTLLVSALSFSLFSYLAGNAKLADYLRLVHVPGAGELTVFLAAMGGACLGFLWFNAPPAEVFMGDTGSLPLGGALGVVALSVKQELLLVIIGGIFVLEALSVLLQVGSVRLRKGRRIFRMAPLHHHFEVGGMPETKVTIRFWIVAMVLSLVALTSLKIR; via the coding sequence ATGCTCTATTTTCTTTCCACCTGGCGGGACCTCTACTCCCCGCTAAACGTTTTTCAATACATAACCTTCCGGTCCGGCGGAGCTTTCCTGACGGCCCTGGGGTTGTGTCTTCTGTTCGGGGGCCCGCTGATCGGTTATCTCCGACGGTTGAAGATGGAGCAGTTCATTCGGGAATACGGGCCCCAGTCCCACCTCAAGAAAGCGGGAACGCCGACCATGGGCGGTCTCCTGATCCTGGGGGCCATCCTCGTGGCCACTCTCCTCTGGGCACGGCCGGACAACCGTTTCGTCCTCCTCGTCTTGGCCAGTCTCCTCTACCTGGGGGTGATCGGGTTCATTGATGACTACCGTAAATGGTTAAGCAAACATCCCGCCGGCGGGCTTTCGGAAAACGTCAAGATGGCCTCCCAGGTGTTGCTGGGCCTCGCCATCGGGTGCTATTTTTATTTCGATCCCCCGAACGGGGCTTTCGCCCAGAGGATTTCCATCCCCTATCTGAAAGGCGTTTCGATTAACCTCGGCGGTCTCTCCGTGGCGCTCTCTCTCATGGTCCTGGTGGGATCGTCGAACGCCGTCAACCTGACCGACGGATTGGACGGACTGGCGCCCGGCACCCTGCTCGTGAGCGCCCTGTCGTTCAGTCTGTTTTCCTATTTGGCGGGCAACGCCAAATTGGCGGACTATTTGAGGTTGGTTCATGTGCCCGGCGCGGGAGAACTGACCGTGTTTCTGGCGGCCATGGGCGGGGCCTGTCTGGGGTTCCTTTGGTTCAACGCCCCGCCGGCCGAAGTGTTCATGGGGGACACGGGGTCGCTTCCGCTTGGGGGAGCGTTGGGGGTGGTCGCGCTGAGCGTGAAACAGGAACTCCTCTTGGTGATCATCGGTGGAATCTTTGTCCTGGAGGCCCTTTCCGTTTTGCTTCAAGTGGGATCGGTTCGGTTGCGGAAAGGGCGGCGGATTTTTCGCATGGCGCCCTTGCATCACCATTTCGAAGTCGGGGGGATGCCCGAAACCAAAGTCACGATTCGCTTCTGGATCGTGGCCATGGTTCTGTCGTTGGTGGCCCTCACGTCGTTAAAGATCCGATAA
- a CDS encoding tyrosine-type recombinase/integrase, whose product MAPATLRAYRSDLGSFALYWREKMGDRPVASADRSALRPFLARLGERDWRRATLLRKYEALWSFFRFLQRKGISPQIATEGLVRPKPERRVPGFLNEGEVARLLTPREAGRRKGGALRASRDAALLELLYSSGLRAEEISSLTVASLDPWEGSVRVFGKGSRERLVPVGESALSRLRVYLQQRGIDLLTGVGGGASVPLFAGLNGKRMDVRTVRRAVESAGRAAGLARVYPHLLRHSFATHLLDRGCDLRSVQEMLGHKNLSTTQIYTHVTTDRLRRVYEKAHPRA is encoded by the coding sequence TGGCTCCCGCCACGCTCCGCGCCTATCGGTCGGATTTGGGGTCTTTCGCCCTTTATTGGCGCGAGAAAATGGGGGACCGGCCCGTCGCGAGCGCGGACCGCTCCGCGCTCCGCCCTTTTTTGGCGCGGCTCGGCGAGCGGGACTGGCGCCGAGCCACCCTCCTCCGGAAATACGAAGCGCTCTGGTCTTTTTTTCGGTTTCTCCAACGCAAAGGGATTTCTCCACAGATCGCCACCGAAGGACTCGTCCGCCCGAAACCCGAACGGCGGGTCCCCGGTTTTTTGAACGAGGGGGAGGTGGCGCGTCTTCTGACGCCACGGGAGGCGGGCCGCCGCAAGGGCGGAGCCCTGCGAGCCTCCCGAGACGCGGCGCTCTTGGAACTGCTCTATTCCTCGGGGCTCCGGGCGGAGGAAATATCATCGTTGACCGTGGCGTCCTTGGACCCCTGGGAGGGGTCGGTACGGGTCTTCGGGAAGGGATCCCGCGAGAGGCTGGTTCCTGTCGGGGAGTCGGCCCTGTCCCGCCTGAGGGTCTATCTTCAACAGCGGGGGATCGACCTTTTGACCGGCGTGGGCGGGGGAGCGTCCGTGCCGTTGTTCGCCGGCCTAAACGGAAAACGAATGGACGTGCGCACGGTGCGCCGCGCGGTGGAAAGCGCCGGTCGGGCGGCCGGCCTCGCGCGGGTGTATCCCCATCTTCTGCGGCATTCCTTCGCCACCCATCTCCTGGACCGCGGTTGCGACCTGAGGTCCGTCCAGGAAATGCTGGGACACAAAAACCTGTCGACCACCCAAATCTACACCCACGTGACGACCGATCGACTCCGCCGCGTTTATGAAAAAGCGCATCCCCGCGCCTGA
- a CDS encoding UDP-N-acetylmuramoyl-L-alanyl-D-glutamate--2,6-diaminopimelate ligase yields the protein MKPLGSLLDGVPAPWQALPISGIAVDSRAVKPGNLFVAVKGAHHDGHRFAEEVALSGAAAILAEQPLSASIPVVRVPSTGAALSELAARFYDHPSRSMDVVGITGTNGKTTITYLLESIWRTEGTAGGVLGTVDYRWPNHMEKAVNTTPHALDVQRLLAAMRSDGVTRAAMEVSSHALSLGRVEDVVFAVGLFTNLTQDHLDFHGDMEGYFRAKARLFELLARSPRPPRRAVVNLDDSWAKRFLETVRTPVWTYGVEGTADFRAEGLTLSGEGSRFRAVTPRGTREMHLALVGRHNVYNALGALAAAAALGTELDTAARGLEALAGVPGRLERVTEHPAGSRNPSEIPFGVFVDYAHTDDALRNVLETLRPLTRGRIIVLFGCGGDRDRTKRPKMGERAARLADHVIVTSDNPRSEDPQTIAREVEVGVRRVSGRSYDVVVERGEAIERALSLAKEGDVVLLAGKGHETVQIFGDRSVSFDDRAMARRLLAGRAGR from the coding sequence GTGAAGCCCCTGGGATCGTTGCTGGACGGAGTTCCCGCCCCGTGGCAGGCCCTGCCCATTTCCGGCATCGCCGTGGATTCCCGCGCCGTCAAACCGGGGAATCTTTTCGTCGCGGTCAAAGGGGCCCACCACGATGGCCATCGGTTTGCGGAAGAGGTGGCCCTCTCCGGCGCCGCGGCCATCCTGGCGGAACAGCCCCTTTCGGCGTCGATCCCCGTCGTGCGCGTTCCTTCAACGGGAGCCGCCCTTTCGGAACTGGCGGCCCGATTCTACGACCACCCCTCCCGTTCCATGGATGTGGTGGGCATCACGGGAACCAACGGAAAGACCACGATCACCTATTTGTTGGAGAGCATCTGGCGAACGGAAGGGACGGCCGGGGGCGTCCTGGGCACCGTGGATTATCGCTGGCCGAACCATATGGAAAAGGCGGTGAACACCACGCCCCACGCCCTGGACGTTCAACGCCTGCTGGCGGCCATGCGGTCCGACGGAGTCACGCGGGCCGCCATGGAGGTGTCCAGCCACGCGCTGTCGCTGGGCCGGGTGGAGGACGTGGTCTTCGCGGTGGGCCTCTTCACCAATCTCACCCAAGACCATTTGGATTTCCATGGGGACATGGAAGGCTATTTTCGGGCCAAGGCCCGGCTGTTCGAGCTTCTCGCCCGTTCGCCCCGTCCTCCGCGAAGAGCCGTGGTGAACCTGGACGATTCCTGGGCAAAGCGGTTTCTCGAAACCGTTCGGACTCCCGTTTGGACGTACGGCGTGGAGGGAACCGCCGATTTTCGCGCTGAGGGACTGACCCTGTCGGGGGAGGGGTCGCGGTTCCGGGCGGTGACCCCCCGGGGCACGCGGGAAATGCATCTGGCTCTGGTCGGCCGACACAATGTCTACAACGCGCTCGGCGCCTTGGCGGCCGCCGCGGCTCTCGGAACGGAGCTCGATACGGCGGCTCGCGGCCTGGAGGCCCTGGCGGGCGTTCCCGGTCGGCTGGAACGGGTGACCGAGCATCCGGCCGGATCGCGGAATCCGTCGGAAATTCCTTTTGGGGTCTTCGTGGACTACGCCCACACGGATGACGCTCTGCGGAACGTCCTCGAAACCCTGCGTCCCCTCACCCGGGGGCGGATCATCGTTCTTTTCGGATGCGGCGGCGATCGGGACCGCACCAAGCGACCGAAAATGGGCGAGAGGGCGGCTCGGTTAGCCGACCACGTGATCGTGACGTCGGACAATCCTCGTTCCGAGGATCCCCAGACCATCGCCCGGGAGGTGGAAGTCGGGGTCCGCCGGGTTTCCGGCCGGTCCTACGACGTGGTGGTGGAACGGGGCGAGGCCATCGAGAGAGCTCTTTCATTGGCAAAAGAGGGGGACGTGGTTCTCCTGGCGGGTAAAGGCCACGAAACCGTTCAGATTTTTGGGGACCGGAGCGTGTCGTTCGATGACCGCGCCATGGCGCGGCGCCTTTTGGCGGGCCGCGCGGGGCGCTGA
- a CDS encoding penicillin-binding protein 2, whose product MRNRFRLVAGILSLGFLAVLVRLGYLQVWRHQDLSLRADEQARRWVREAPCRAPIRDRNGAVLAESVRVASCYADPTLLSHPEPTARRLAGPLGLSAATLVDRIRQAPGAFVWLKRRLCAEESQAVERENLRGIGLKWEYRRFYPNGDLAGPLLGMVGEEGRGLSGLEYAFNEDFVDDQPPVQTLRDGRGRRLPLVGASERVPAGGLRLSIDRTLQFIAERELDWSVRRSRARGGIVVVQDPRTGEILAMAGRPALSLRGEEGPSPQELMVGAVQWSFEPGSTFKVVTAAAALEGQRARPGDLLDCESGHWTVAGAAINDHEPQRVITFARAMEVSSNIGLAKIGLRVGKEKLYDTIRAFGFGARTGFDLPGESAGLLRPPAQWSGVSLPVVSFGQEVGVTALQLASAYSAIANGGLLLEPRLCLDAEWPSGAHPRWPSVSEIRRVISPETAATLTGMLEGVVTRGTGRDAALPGWAVARKTGTAQKIDPRTRAYSADKYVASFCGFVPAGRPRLTIVVIIDEPKGISWGGYNAGPVFKNIAWQALSLLGVPPDVAPQFAEKKTKGLPPT is encoded by the coding sequence GTGCGTAACCGTTTTCGCCTGGTGGCCGGGATCCTCTCTCTGGGTTTCCTCGCGGTCCTGGTCCGGTTGGGTTATCTCCAAGTGTGGCGGCACCAAGACCTCTCTCTTCGGGCCGACGAGCAGGCTCGCCGCTGGGTGAGGGAAGCCCCGTGCCGCGCCCCCATTCGGGACCGGAACGGCGCCGTTCTGGCCGAATCTGTCCGCGTCGCCTCCTGTTACGCCGATCCGACCCTTCTTTCCCATCCCGAGCCCACCGCCCGCCGTTTGGCGGGCCCTCTGGGCCTCTCGGCGGCCACTTTGGTGGATAGGATCCGCCAAGCGCCTGGCGCGTTCGTTTGGTTGAAGCGCCGGCTTTGCGCCGAAGAGTCCCAGGCCGTCGAACGCGAGAACCTTCGGGGGATCGGACTGAAGTGGGAATACCGGCGTTTTTATCCTAATGGCGATCTGGCGGGTCCTCTTCTAGGCATGGTGGGCGAGGAAGGCCGGGGTCTCTCCGGGTTGGAATACGCCTTTAACGAGGATTTCGTTGATGACCAACCCCCCGTCCAGACGTTGCGGGATGGGCGCGGCCGGCGCCTTCCCCTGGTGGGCGCCTCGGAGCGAGTTCCCGCGGGGGGACTTCGGCTTTCGATTGACCGTACTCTTCAATTTATCGCCGAACGCGAACTGGACTGGAGCGTTCGCCGTTCCCGCGCGCGGGGGGGGATCGTGGTGGTCCAGGACCCGCGGACGGGAGAGATTTTGGCGATGGCGGGCCGGCCCGCCCTTTCCTTGAGGGGGGAAGAAGGGCCCAGCCCGCAGGAATTGATGGTGGGGGCTGTGCAGTGGTCCTTTGAGCCGGGGTCCACCTTTAAAGTGGTCACCGCCGCGGCGGCGTTGGAAGGGCAACGGGCGCGGCCCGGAGACCTCTTGGACTGCGAATCAGGTCATTGGACGGTGGCGGGGGCCGCCATCAACGACCACGAACCCCAGCGCGTGATCACCTTCGCGCGGGCCATGGAGGTGTCCTCCAACATCGGGTTGGCGAAAATCGGTCTTCGCGTTGGAAAAGAGAAACTTTATGATACTATCCGAGCCTTCGGTTTCGGCGCGCGCACCGGTTTCGATCTGCCCGGGGAATCCGCCGGGCTCTTGCGCCCGCCAGCCCAGTGGAGCGGCGTGTCTCTTCCCGTCGTTTCCTTCGGCCAAGAGGTGGGGGTCACCGCGCTTCAGCTGGCGTCGGCCTACAGCGCCATCGCCAACGGGGGCCTCCTCCTGGAACCGCGGCTCTGCCTCGACGCCGAATGGCCTTCGGGCGCCCATCCCCGTTGGCCCTCCGTGAGCGAGATTCGCCGGGTCATTTCGCCGGAGACGGCCGCGACTTTGACGGGCATGCTGGAGGGGGTGGTGACCCGGGGAACGGGTCGGGACGCCGCTCTCCCGGGGTGGGCGGTAGCGAGGAAGACCGGAACGGCTCAGAAGATCGACCCGCGGACGCGGGCCTACTCGGCGGACAAATACGTGGCGTCGTTCTGCGGGTTTGTCCCCGCCGGCCGTCCGCGTTTGACGATCGTCGTCATCATCGACGAACCCAAGGGAATTTCCTGGGGCGGCTACAACGCGGGTCCCGTGTTCAAGAACATCGCCTGGCAAGCCCTCTCTCTCCTGGGGGTGCCGCCGGACGTCGCGCCCCAGTTCGCAGAAAAGAAAACCAAAGGACTGCCTCCCACGTGA
- the mraZ gene encoding division/cell wall cluster transcriptional repressor MraZ has product MEKWGKQIPFLSGEHRHGLDEKRRLALPARLRQNQRRWVMARGWEGCLALYTEVEWKKLIAKLDALPVANKVHARAFKRLLISGAILADVDGQGRLLVPESLGLYAGIQKEVTVVGMETRIELWSSERWDRYKKTAEKSAARIAAEIDL; this is encoded by the coding sequence GTGGAAAAGTGGGGAAAACAAATTCCGTTTCTCAGCGGCGAGCATCGGCACGGGCTCGACGAAAAAAGGCGGCTGGCGCTCCCGGCCCGCCTCCGCCAAAACCAGCGGCGCTGGGTGATGGCGCGAGGGTGGGAGGGGTGTCTCGCCCTCTACACGGAGGTCGAATGGAAGAAATTGATAGCGAAGTTAGATGCGCTTCCGGTCGCCAACAAGGTTCATGCTCGCGCCTTCAAGCGGCTTTTAATTTCCGGGGCGATCTTGGCGGACGTGGATGGGCAGGGGCGCCTCTTGGTCCCCGAATCCTTAGGGCTCTACGCCGGCATTCAAAAAGAGGTGACCGTTGTCGGAATGGAGACCCGGATCGAACTTTGGTCTTCGGAGCGCTGGGATCGGTATAAGAAAACAGCGGAAAAAAGCGCGGCTCGGATCGCGGCTGAAATTGATTTGTAG
- a CDS encoding UDP-N-acetylmuramoyl-tripeptide--D-alanyl-D-alanine ligase has product MLTYSWSQLAVLCGGRLAGAGAENPRRVVIDSRAVQPGDLFVALQGERRDGHEFLKDVAAAGAAGALVSREVGDLPATFGQIRVEETLAGFQRLARAHREKMNVRVVGITGSNGKTTTKEMLAHLFRESGRTVLATRGNLNSQVGLPLMLLELDSSHSHAVFEMGASGPGDLARLAELARPHIGVVTGIGKAHLETFGSLDGVLAAKWELVEGLGKDGIAFLNADDPRLLSRRATAQCPVVTFGRSAQADVRAENLRVDPNTAFDLTVGGARVPVHLPVTGLFNVTNALAAAAVALWERILLPEVARGLGGFAPPAQRMQMRRRIDGSLFLIDAYNANPDSMAASLASFAQAFPHWPRVAVLGSMLELGASAEPEHRELGRTLAGSRLDKILFVGPEGPWVREGYEAAGGKGFFKAGEDREEIRRELSKVITPDSVVLFKASRGVRLEDIYEPFLVPGEGGIQPGRVHGG; this is encoded by the coding sequence ATGCTGACCTATTCCTGGTCGCAGTTGGCGGTCTTATGCGGGGGACGTCTGGCGGGGGCGGGCGCGGAAAACCCGCGCCGGGTGGTGATCGATTCCCGGGCCGTTCAGCCGGGGGACCTCTTCGTTGCGCTCCAGGGCGAGCGGCGGGACGGCCATGAATTTCTGAAGGACGTCGCCGCCGCCGGCGCGGCCGGCGCCCTGGTGAGCCGCGAGGTCGGAGATTTGCCGGCCACCTTCGGCCAAATCAGGGTGGAGGAAACCTTGGCCGGTTTTCAACGTTTGGCCCGGGCCCATCGGGAAAAAATGAATGTCCGCGTGGTCGGGATCACGGGCTCCAACGGGAAGACGACGACCAAGGAGATGCTGGCGCATCTTTTTCGGGAGAGCGGGCGGACGGTTTTGGCCACCCGGGGCAACCTGAACAGTCAGGTGGGCCTGCCCTTGATGCTCTTGGAGTTGGATTCCTCCCACAGCCACGCGGTTTTTGAAATGGGCGCGTCGGGCCCGGGCGACCTCGCCCGTTTGGCGGAATTGGCGCGGCCCCACATCGGCGTGGTCACGGGCATCGGGAAGGCCCATCTGGAAACTTTCGGTTCCTTGGACGGCGTTCTGGCGGCCAAGTGGGAACTGGTGGAAGGATTGGGCAAGGACGGAATCGCCTTTTTGAACGCCGACGATCCGCGCCTCCTCTCCCGCCGAGCCACGGCCCAGTGTCCCGTCGTCACTTTCGGGCGGTCGGCCCAGGCCGATGTCCGGGCCGAAAACCTCCGAGTGGATCCGAACACGGCCTTCGACCTGACCGTGGGGGGCGCGCGGGTCCCGGTCCATTTGCCCGTGACGGGCCTCTTCAATGTCACGAACGCTCTCGCCGCGGCCGCGGTGGCTCTCTGGGAACGGATCCTTCTCCCGGAGGTGGCGCGCGGACTGGGCGGTTTTGCTCCGCCGGCCCAGCGGATGCAGATGCGGCGCCGCATCGACGGGTCTCTGTTCTTGATCGACGCCTACAATGCCAACCCCGACTCCATGGCGGCGAGCCTGGCCAGTTTCGCCCAGGCCTTCCCACATTGGCCCCGGGTGGCGGTTTTGGGTAGCATGCTGGAACTGGGCGCCTCGGCGGAACCGGAACATCGGGAATTGGGCCGAACGCTCGCGGGCTCCCGTTTAGATAAAATCCTTTTCGTCGGTCCGGAGGGGCCTTGGGTGCGAGAGGGGTATGAGGCGGCGGGGGGAAAAGGGTTTTTCAAGGCGGGGGAAGATCGCGAAGAGATCCGGCGAGAACTTTCCAAAGTCATCACCCCCGACTCGGTGGTCCTGTTTAAAGCGTCGCGGGGGGTTCGTCTGGAAGACATCTATGAGCCGTTCTTGGTTCCGGGAGAGGGTGGAATTCAACCCGGTAGGGTTCATGGCGGCTGA